In Rhodothermales bacterium, the genomic stretch AGGTGGGCGGCACGACCATTGTGCCGTTTGTTGAAACGAAGCCCCACTGCCCGCTCACGCGCACCGCCGCGTAGCCCTCGGAGAACGGTTTGGCCAGATCAAACTGAGCCGGAATGACTTCGTTACCGAAAATGTCAATGAAGCCGTACTGGGCCGCGAGGTCAGATCCGCGTACGGCGGCCAGGCCCTCCGAGAAGCGACCGGCAATGCGATACTGGGGCGCCACGGCTACGTTGCCGCCCTCGTCGATATATCCCCAGTCGAGTCCGACCTGAACGGCAGCCCGCCCCTCTGAGAAATCGTCTGCGCCGTCGTAGGCCGGGACAACAGCAATCCGACCCTCGCTTGACACAAAGCCCCACTGCCCGTCAATCTCGACGGGGTGCATTTTAGAGTTGACACGGGCCTCCTCGCTGCCACCTCCGATGAAGTCGCACGAGGCGAACATGAGTGCGGGGGCGACCATCGCCCAGGCGACGAGCCGGGCCATGGGGAGCGAGATTGCAAAGATGTTTCGTGACATGGTTGTCGTGGCCATCGGTGGTGGTGAGGGTGGGTTACTTCGCAAGGATCATCTTCCGATTCAGCACGCTTGAGCCTGTCTGCAGCTGGTAGAGATACGTGCCGGAAGGAAGTGCGTCGGCATGGAAGTCGATCGCATGACTCCCGGACGCGACGGTTCGATCAATGAGCGTCGTCACGCGACGTCCTTCGATGTCGTAGACCGTCAGCCTGACGTGAGCGCTGGCCGGCAGATCGAAACGAATCTGGGTGCTTGGATTGAACGGGTTCGGGTAGTTCTGGTGCAGCTCGAACGATCGGGGAACCACGGGGTCGTCGACTCCAACCGAGGCTCGGTTCTCCACGAAATCGAGGCGTGAAAACGTGCCGCCCAGTACGGTGTCGACAACGTCGCCCTCCAGCCCCAGCCAGTCCTGCATGAGGGTGGAGTACACGGCCCGATAGTCGGTTGTATACCTGGGGTCGCCACCATAGAGGTCGAGGAGGTCGGACTGGGTGCCGTAGAGACCACCGGCTAGACCCGCCCCGAAGAGCATCATAGGCGCGCCGGCGCCGTGGTCCGTACCACCGGAGCCGTTCTCGCGAAGCGTGCGCCCGAACTCAGAGAACGTCATGACGACGACACGTTGGTCGAGCCCATCCTGCTCGAGGTCAGCCATGAAAGCGGCCACGGACTGAGCAATGTCACCGAGTAGTGACGCATGCCCACCCTGCGGTCCGCCCTGGTTGGAATGGGTGTCGAACCCACCCCTGGATACGGTGTAGAGATTGGTCGGAAGTCCGCCACGAAGCATCCGTGCGATGACGGCCAGCGACGAGGAGAGTCCGCTGTCCGGATAGCCGGAGAGGTTGCTGCCGGCCTGGGTAGCATTTTGCACAGACTCGACATAGCGGAACGAAGCGTTCGTCACGCTGCGGATGTATGCAAGCTCGTCGCCGTAGAGGGTAGCCGGCACATTCTCCGTGTCGTAGAAGCCACCTTGCTCCACAAATCTGTCGAGATCACTCGCGTCACTAAACGTAACCGCCAGGTTGCCCGAGCTACTCTGGAATAGCGTCGCCGGCCCGCCGACGCGAACCGCCAGCGGATAGTCCAGTGGATTCGAAAAGAAGTTCGGATTCTCGTTGATCAGATAGCGTGCAAGCCAACCCGTGCTCTCGGGTGCCCCCTGATCGCGACCGGTTGACCAGTTTACCGTGCCCTCAAAGTGGCTGCGCGTTTGATTCTCGTATCCAACGTTGTGAACCACTGCCATCCGACCATCCATCCACAGATTCTCAAGCGGACTCATCGCCGGGTGCAGTCCCGTTTCGTTGTCGAGCAGGACGGCCGAGCTCTTTGGGATGGCGATCGTCGGACGGTTGTTGTAGTAGATGTCATTCTCGACGGGCACGACCATGTTGAGGCCGTCGTTGCCGCCATTCATCTGGATCAGAATCAGAATCCGATCTGATCCTGACTGCTGCAGTGCGCCGAGCAGTCGTGACTGTCCGAATGCACGGACGGTGTGGTTCCCGACGGTCAGGACGGTACCTGCAGCCGCGAGGCCCATCCGCGTCAGGAAGTCGCGCCTTGACCAGGCCGCATGATCCTGTTCGTGCGCATGGCCGTGGTGCAGGCAGGCGCCGTGACGATGGCCGCCTTGCCGCAAAATATCTCTTTCACGTTTCGTCATGTTGAAAGTGTCTGAATGACTCCGGTCAGGACTAGGTGAGCTGATAGGCAGGCAATGCAATCAGATAACCGAGATAGGCACGAAGCAGGCTGCGTGCTTCCTCGACCCGTGGGTTGCTATCGTCGATGATGATCGGCCACTCGTGATACGGCGTGCTGTCCAACAGCAGCTTGACGAGGTTTTGCTCGTGCGCGGGTGCGTTCACCACGTAGCCCGGCAGCAGCGAAGGGTCGCCTGCAAACGGCTCCGAAACCTCGCGAATTCCCGTTTCCGACAATGGAAGCGGGATCAGAACTGTCGCGAGATCGATGGCGATCCGGTACGGGTCAGAGGGGTCGGAAACCTTGGAAACGAGCTCGAATGGATCATAGCTTGCACCATTCCGCTGGTACAGGACGTCGCTGGCGACGGTCCAGCGGTCCGGCAGGGTGCTGGTCGTCAGCCAGGTGTGATGTCCGGGGTTGCCGCTTGCATCCGGCGGGTTCAGTCCGGGCCAGCCCGCCACGTTCGGCGGATTGAGAAGCTCCTGTCCGAGGTTGATCGCGCTAAGCACTTCTCGCAGTTCCTCCCATAGCGCCTGGGTCGGCACCACTTCCACTTCGCGAAGAAATCCGAGGACAAATTCAACCGGACTCTTAATCCGAGCTCCGATAACCGTCGCACGATAAAAGTGCTCGCTCTTCAACACCTTGCGCAATACGGGCGCGACTTCGAAGTCCGCTGCAATGAGCTCGGACGCGATATCGGCCACAACGGTGTCGTCGGGAATCGCGTGTACAAAGAACGTGTACAGTTTTCTCGCGATGTAGTGGGCGATGGCGGGCGTCCGCTCCTCGAATATGATGTCGATGACGTCGTCGTACTTGAACGCTCCGGTGCGGCCGAAAAATGTCTTGGCCCCGCCGTCGTGCAATGACGGGTCGAACGAGGTCGTCCGGTTCTGTGTCACCGCCCATCCGGTAAGCGCACGGGCGATCTCCTTGATGTCTTCCTCGGAATAGTTCAGTTCGCCTGACGGTCCATACTGGCTCATCGTGAAGAGCTCGAGCAGCTCGCGCGCAAAGTTTTCGTTGGCCTGTCCGACCCTGTTGAGATAGCCATCCAGGTACAGATGCATCGATGCGTTGAGGCCGGTCCGCCGAACCAGTTCACGGTAGTTACCGACTGCGTTCTGGCGAAGCAGCTTGTAGTAGTCGTACATAATGTGTCCGACCGACAGCGACGTCTTGTTCTGATTGATACTCCATTGTGTCGGCAGATGGTTGTGCCAGAGCAAAGTCATCTTTTCGATGAGGCCGATGGTCCGCATGTCGTTGAACCACGACTTCTGCAGATCATAGATCTCATTGACGCCGGTGTTGGAGCCCGATGCGTACCACGACGGAGCTTCGGGCAGGGGAGATGCGATTGCTTCGTTGACGAGTCGATCGACAGCGGCGCCAACGCTGCCGTCGTTGAGCGCGCGGTCGACGTCACGCTTCAGTGCGCCGAATCCTGTGCGTGCGACGAGGTGTCGTGCCTGCACCCTGGTCCACGATCCCGAATAAGGGGCGAGCGATAGGGAGCCGGATGAGGCTGTGGTGGCCGTACCGGTCGGAGCGTACGTCGTTTTTCTCGACATATGAGCGATTCGATCGACTTGATGGTGTGCCCCCGACATCACCAGACGACCGCCGCCATGACGAGTGGTCGCGTTCAGGATCGAGCCTGATCGCGGCCGGCGCTGGAACAGGGATAGTGGTTGGGCTAGTGGGAGGGATCGACGGGCGGCGCCATCGATTTAAATGGCACGTCAGGCGGCCAGGGGGAATCCGGGTCTCCTGAACACAGGAGAGGGCCTGATCCCTGGAGAGGGCCAGGCCCTGCAAATACTTGTGCACCAGCGGTTCAGTCGATTAACGATCCGCCGAAGTAGGGTTGAAGAACGGGCGGCACGTCGATGGTGCCGTCGGAACGTTGATTGTTCTCCAGGATGGCGGCAACGGTGCGCGGAAGTGCGAGGGCGCTCCCATTCAGTGTGTGGACGAAGTCCACCTTTTTCTCACCCGCGGGCCGATATCGCGTCCGCGTTCGTCGGGCCTGGAAGGCTTCAAGATTTGAAATCGACGAGACCTCGAGCCATCGCTCCTGACCTGCACTCCAGATCTCCAGGTCGTATTTCTTGGCCTGGCTGAATCCCATGTCACCCGTGCACATCAGGAGTCGCCGGAAGGGCAGCCCAAGCCGTTCAATCGCTCTCTCCGCATCCGACGTCATCGCCTCGAGCGCATCGTAGCTGCGGTCGGGGTGAGTAAACTGGACGAGCTCGACCTTATCGAACTGGTGCAGTCGATTGAGTCCGCGGACGTGCTTGCCGTACGAGCCGGCCTCTCGTCGAAAGCAGGCCGAGTACGCACAAAACTTGATGGGCAGATCGGCTTCCGCGACGATCTCGTCGCGCAGGAAGTTCGTAACGGGTATCTCTGAAGTCGGAATGAGGTAGAGTTCGTCACGAACGATTTCGTACATCATGTCTTCCTTGTCGGGAAGCTGTCCTGTACCGGTCGCGGATGCCGCGTTTACTACGAGAGGAGGCTGAATTTCTCGATAGCCGCCTTCGGACACGGCAAGGTCTAGGAAGAACGATACCAGAGCGCGCTGCAATCGTGCCCCTGCGCCGACGTAGAAAGGAAATCCGGCGCCCGCGACCTTCGATCCCCGCTCGAAATCAACGATCTCCAGTGCAGCGGCCAGATCCCAGTGCATCCGGGGTTTGAAATCGAAGGTCGGTTTGACTCCCTGCTCCGACAGCACCTGGTTTTCGTCGGCCGAGGTGCCTCTGGGCACCGACGCATGGGGGACGTTTGGAAGCTCCAGCATGAGAGATTCGACAAGTGCTTCCGTCGCTCGAGACGACTCCTCCAGCTCCTGCACCTGCTTCTTCAGTTCGGCCGTTTCTGCTATCAGGCGCTGTGCCTCTTCCTTGCGCCCATCGCGCATGTGGGTCCCGATCTCCCGCGACACCTCGTTTGACCGCGCCTGCAGCTTCTGGAGGGCACTGAGTTCCTCACGTCGTCGGGCATCGGCTTCGAGCAGGTCGTCGACGATCTTCATGTCACCGTGTCCCTTGTCACGGATGGCTGATTTCGCGA encodes the following:
- a CDS encoding DUF1800 domain-containing protein — encoded protein: MSRKTTYAPTGTATTASSGSLSLAPYSGSWTRVQARHLVARTGFGALKRDVDRALNDGSVGAAVDRLVNEAIASPLPEAPSWYASGSNTGVNEIYDLQKSWFNDMRTIGLIEKMTLLWHNHLPTQWSINQNKTSLSVGHIMYDYYKLLRQNAVGNYRELVRRTGLNASMHLYLDGYLNRVGQANENFARELLELFTMSQYGPSGELNYSEEDIKEIARALTGWAVTQNRTTSFDPSLHDGGAKTFFGRTGAFKYDDVIDIIFEERTPAIAHYIARKLYTFFVHAIPDDTVVADIASELIAADFEVAPVLRKVLKSEHFYRATVIGARIKSPVEFVLGFLREVEVVPTQALWEELREVLSAINLGQELLNPPNVAGWPGLNPPDASGNPGHHTWLTTSTLPDRWTVASDVLYQRNGASYDPFELVSKVSDPSDPYRIAIDLATVLIPLPLSETGIREVSEPFAGDPSLLPGYVVNAPAHEQNLVKLLLDSTPYHEWPIIIDDSNPRVEEARSLLRAYLGYLIALPAYQLT
- the serS gene encoding serine--tRNA ligase — protein: MLDLNAVREHPDIAKSAIRDKGHGDMKIVDDLLEADARRREELSALQKLQARSNEVSREIGTHMRDGRKEEAQRLIAETAELKKQVQELEESSRATEALVESLMLELPNVPHASVPRGTSADENQVLSEQGVKPTFDFKPRMHWDLAAALEIVDFERGSKVAGAGFPFYVGAGARLQRALVSFFLDLAVSEGGYREIQPPLVVNAASATGTGQLPDKEDMMYEIVRDELYLIPTSEIPVTNFLRDEIVAEADLPIKFCAYSACFRREAGSYGKHVRGLNRLHQFDKVELVQFTHPDRSYDALEAMTSDAERAIERLGLPFRRLLMCTGDMGFSQAKKYDLEIWSAGQERWLEVSSISNLEAFQARRTRTRYRPAGEKKVDFVHTLNGSALALPRTVAAILENNQRSDGTIDVPPVLQPYFGGSLID
- a CDS encoding DUF1501 domain-containing protein produces the protein MTKRERDILRQGGHRHGACLHHGHAHEQDHAAWSRRDFLTRMGLAAAGTVLTVGNHTVRAFGQSRLLGALQQSGSDRILILIQMNGGNDGLNMVVPVENDIYYNNRPTIAIPKSSAVLLDNETGLHPAMSPLENLWMDGRMAVVHNVGYENQTRSHFEGTVNWSTGRDQGAPESTGWLARYLINENPNFFSNPLDYPLAVRVGGPATLFQSSSGNLAVTFSDASDLDRFVEQGGFYDTENVPATLYGDELAYIRSVTNASFRYVESVQNATQAGSNLSGYPDSGLSSSLAVIARMLRGGLPTNLYTVSRGGFDTHSNQGGPQGGHASLLGDIAQSVAAFMADLEQDGLDQRVVVMTFSEFGRTLRENGSGGTDHGAGAPMMLFGAGLAGGLYGTQSDLLDLYGGDPRYTTDYRAVYSTLMQDWLGLEGDVVDTVLGGTFSRLDFVENRASVGVDDPVVPRSFELHQNYPNPFNPSTQIRFDLPASAHVRLTVYDIEGRRVTTLIDRTVASGSHAIDFHADALPSGTYLYQLQTGSSVLNRKMILAK